tcaatGTGAAACAAAATGGCCGTCAAAAACAACAGACTAAGTCAAAGAATTGTGACCAGAAATGCAactataaatgtacttttgatgatTGTGAAAAGTCATTTCGAGATTCTTACAATTTAAGAACACACATGTCAACACACACTGGTGTGAAGGAACAAAAATGTCTGCACTGTGATTTTATATGTGTTCAGAAAGCTTCTATGAACTGGcatttaaaatcaaaacataataaataaattttaccaTACAAGTTGAGTTTACAAACATACTCATACATTGTACTTCATATACAAAAGAATTATACATTACCATAcatgtggtacatgtataatgACCCTGGGGTAAATTTTCCATATGATATTTTGACCCGGAGTTCACTTTCAAGAGGTTCAAAATATCATATGATAGCAGTACAGtgaaacattaaagaaaaaacaGTTTTGTGAAATAACTTTTATTTGGCTCTGATTTTCATTTCAACATATTGCAATGAGTACTGTTTTTGTTTCAGTGGATACCACTCTATTCCAGTGCCTTCTGTTGTTGGCTGTCCAAAAGATTCACCATAATTTCTGTGGCCATATGGTCCTCCCAAATATACCCCATTCAAATTGGAACTGAAAATAGTGTAACTTCAAGTATGTCAAtgatataagataagataataatACATTAGTACAAAtctagaaaagaaaatgaaactGTTTAATTTGTGTGTGTGCAAGTTATTAGAAAGACATGATGACTGGTGATATCTGctatttttggttttgtttttaatgtCAATAATGTTTTCATTTCAAGAAACGTACAACTAATCATAGCTAATAGAATTTAGTGATCTGAAAAACTTCATATACTTATATGATCTTATGTTGCATCCTTACATTACCTTTCATTCACCTTTTCGCAAGAAATATTTTCTTGGCACATGTTGACCACTATTTCATTCACATTTTGTGAAACACATGTAAACAAGTTTGTTACCAGATTGAAGTAGAAAGACAGCTTTAAAATTTACGTACTAGTACTAGTATAATTATTTAACTTCTTTCAATGACCGTTGAACCAGAGATATTTTCTTGGCACATGTAGACCACATTTCCATTCACACTTTGTGAAACACATATTAAATATTATGTTACCAAATGAAAGTAAAAAGACAGcttgaaaattaatatatactgATGTTACCAGTACATCTTAAATGACCTTTTAGCCAGAGATATTTTCTTGGCACTCTTGCATTCACATTTTGTGAACAATCATGTTTCCAGATTtaagtaaaatttgtaaaatttactgGACACTTTCAAAACAACCTTTCACGAAGTTAGAGCAACAATCGGAAGTCAGTCTCAATATTAACTTTACCTGTAAATCATATTAGACCATTGTCAACAAGACTGACCAAAAAAGACCTTAGTATCTGAGTGTCTGGATTGAAATCCTTCAATCATCTATTTCTTATaaattttgctcattattctctattcttctctAATTTTAGAACTTGAACAAGTTTATTCTTTGCTTTACATTTAACAGTATTAAACTACTTAAATACCTTCTGAAATTActgtcgtcctgaatatgcatgaaatattggtcactggacgtaaagcaaccaacaatcaatcaatctgaaaCTACTGCAGTGTGACTCttttaaataaccaaaaatacggcATATGTTATCTGTTACACCTAAGAAATTTCAAACCAGAAGTATTAAAAAGTAATGGTTAGTATCAAAAAGCAGCATCCAGATTTGAATAACTGACCACTTAGCCTTGTAAACATGTTAAACCACCAACCCGACTGAAGTAACTGAACACTTTACCTGTAACACATGTTAAACCACCAACCAGACAGCAGTAACTGAACACTTTACCTGTAACACATGTTAAACCACCAACCAGACTGAAGTAACTGAACACTTTACCTGTAACACATGTTAAACCACCAACCAGACTGAAGTAACTGAATACTTTACCTGTAACACATGTTAAACCACCAACCAGACAGCAGTAACTGAACACTTTACCTGTAACACATGTTAAACCACCAACCAGACTGAAGTAACTGAACACTTTACCTGTAACACATGTTGAACCACCAACCAGACTAAAGTAACTGAACACTTTACCTGTAACACAGTCATGTTAAACCACCAACCAGACTGAAGTAACTGAACACTTTACCTGTAACACATGTTAAACCACCAACCAGACAGCAGTAACTGAACACTTTACCTGTAACACATGTTAAACCACCAACCAGACTGCAATCACTGAACACTTTACCTTGAACACATGTTAAACCACCAACCAGACTGCAGTAACTGAACACTTTACCTGTAACACATGTTAAACCACTAACCAGACTGCAATAACTGAACACTTTACCTGTAACACATGTTAAACCACCAACCAGACTAAAGTAACTGAACACTTTACCTGTAACACATGTTAAACCACCAACCAGACTGAAGTAACTGAACACTTTACCTGTAACACATGTTAAACCACCAACCAGACAGCAGTAACTGAACACTTTACCTGTAACACATGTTAAACCACCAACCAGACTGAAGTAACTGAACACTTTACCTGTAACACATGTTAAACTACCAACCAGACAGCAGTAACTGAACACTTTACCTGTAACACATGTTAAACCACCAACCAGACTGAAGTAACTGAACACTTTACCTGTAACACATGTTAAACCACTAACCAGACTGCAATAACTGAACACATTACCTGTTACACATGTTGAACCACCAACCAGACTGAAGTAACTGAACACCTAACCTTTAACACACGTTAAACCACCAACCAGACTGAAATAACTGAACATTTTACCTTTAACACACGTTAAACCGCCAACCAGACTCAAGTAACTGAACACTTTACCTGTAACACTGGTTAAACCACCAACCAGACTGAAGTACTTTGGCACAGTTCTGGAAGCTGACATCATTGTCACAATCTGGTGTACTAAAAGCCATGTTATTGTGTCTTAACATGTAAGATGATGGATATTTAAACGAGTCACCTgaaacgaaattaaaaaaaaaagatgagaaaacaattgattgatttttttcaataaataaacgAGGTTGAGTTGTTAACTTTACGTTCACTGTGAGATTTTATCGTATGCAAATTTTCAGTCATCGCATTTGGACATTACAGCATTgcaattgaattgtttttcaaGTGTTTACACAAAAATAAGGGTATAATACCTGATATCAATGGCAATGTATATTCTATCTTCTTTGTAAGAGTATTCTTGGGTTAATTTTCTGTCTTTGaagtttctttaaataaaaaaaaaatattactcatTTAGTATGCTCTCAGGTCTATTGAATTTTGaagttttgaagaagaaaaaaatcttattcatTCTGTGTAGTTCGTCTGTTTTAAATCAACACTTTCACTTGCTTTTATTTATCGCTCTCAATCGCATCAAATCTGATTACCAATGAACAAGGACAAGTGTGCGGTATAAATTCAACTATTGGAAAAAAAGACATTCTAATAGACCAACAAGAGTTGTCGTTCTTCAAGCTGTGACCATCTTTCAACATAAGAATAAACTTGTACATTAGTAGGACTTCATGTGTATCGTTTATTAATTTGCGTTCCAATTATTTCAAAACACATTCCAAACTAAAGACAGAGAACCAGGGGCGGATTcaaccatttttaaaagggggcaATTACAacccaggataaaaaaaaaagtaaggggGGTTCAAACCAAATTTCCCCATTCAGAAGCATTGATCATTAAACAAAAATGGTGGTTCTTGCTTAGAATTGCAAATTTCCCCATTCAGAAGCATTGATCATTAAACAAAAATGGTGGTTCTTGCTTAGACTTGCAAATTACCCCGTCTATTGTCTAATAGCTAGTAGCTCAAAGTGATTTGGTCTCGCTCGGATTTGGTAGTTTTGCAACAATGTTAATTTCTTAATTCTATGTTTACAGTATCAAATGCTAGAGGGTTTAGATGGGGATAAGAGAATaggtcaaaaataaaataataaagataatGGACAAAATAATCAGAGAATAGAGAAAAACGACACAAAGATTTAAATATAACAGAAAGAAAGAAACCCCCAATCTAGACTTGCGTACATGATTCGTCAACTTTAGTATACACTAGTTACCTGCATCACCAGAAATCATTTGCTGTATATTCAGTTTGTACTTCTCTTGCTCACTCCCTACACGAAAACCACTATAAACCGCCGTATAGTTTTTCCCTTCCCATGTCATCATCTTGATATGTAAAATCACATCTTTCTTATTTGTTAAAGCATGCAGGTTTTCGTTGCCTATCCAGAATTCGTTTAAAGGATTTCCAAATCCTGCTTTATACTGGTTCCAATTCTGATTAAAGCTCTGTTTGCCGTCCACTCGTCTTTGTATTACAATCCATCTACCCTCATCATTTTGTTGGTCACAATAAGCTGTTATTTGCTTACCTTCAAAGTtgtaaaacacaataaaacatgttaatcaaacatatttaaaaatacacaattaCAGAAGTCTTTTGCTGACCAGAAATcctcgggttttttttttatcttgagctttttgttaatttttttttttcacttggggtttttctttctttctttttttgtaatgttgtctATCTTCTCCTACTCAAGATTTTGCATGCGTGTATCCAGGATTTGATTGGATAGGTTAAGGGGCGTCCTTGAGAATTATGGGTTAGATGtccttattttgacaaaactttACTGTATTTTTTTCAGGGGTTGTAATAACCTGCacaacacgacgggttccacatgtggaacaggatctgcttacacttccggagcacctgagatcacccccagtttttggtcgggttcgtgttgcttagtctgtagttttctatgttgtgtcttgtgtaccaTTATTTGTGTGTTTGTATTTTAACtgtttagcaatggcgttgtcagtttcttttcgatctatgagtttgactgtctctctggtatctttcgcccctcttttatccATACAATTGATAAATcatatattgtttttcataaGTATACAATGCTTCAATCGCGACAGATCGACTTATGAAAATAATTGACAAGACGCTATATGCGGGCGTTTTATATATGCTTTATAAGTCATTTAAGAGAATTAATGGGATATATCATAATGTTAAAACTACACTGAATGTTTATATCCTAAAATGCATTTAATATACTCGCGTATTGTCTCAATAACAATCGTCGATTGTTCACTTTCTCCAATTACTGTCGTAATAATTTTTCAACACGAATATTTGATAGATTATCATGTGTTTTATAatctttaaaatatcatttatatttgtcatatgcatttatcatttgattttcttttctttcatgcACAGTTGTGAGTTTTAGATCAGAAAAGGTCAATTTTACAATAAGGTGTGTTATTCTTTAGAGTTTCAATGATTTGAATTGATATTTAATAGGATCAATAGATTACTTTATTGCATACATTCGTAACATATTTTGTGAATTCGTCATTTTTACCTTAGAGTTGTCTTTACGAAGTTGAAGTATCAGTGGCTGATTCAATGGCAGCGCCTGTCTTTGACTTAAAATAATGTTCtatttttttggagaaaaaaatctCGCCTCGCTACGCTTAGCTCTGCGGTATTTATTATGTTGGAGGCTATTCCTCCGCTGAATTTACTAATACACTAATCATTTCTCATTTGGGTTGAATTTCCATTATAATACTTTTCAATCATTACTATATAGACTACTAACCATTTGGTAAACTAAGGTCATACAAACCACTTCCTTTATGTCCATTTCTTATGACATCTTTACAGTCGTGTTGTGGCCCTAAAACATTAATGATTTTACTGTATatcttaattttatcattttactaTGTACATGGAAATGTTTCCGGGTCATTTTTCCATTCTTATCTCAAAATACAATTCATGTTGGAAAGGAATTAAAATTAAGTTCCAAATGTTTCGCTCTGTAACTTCATCTTGTTTATGTACGCTAATTTTGTATATCTCTATTTGTCCTCTTTATTTAAGCTTCTGTTACTATACCCTGTATGTCCATGAACTGAAGTGTTTCTTATACCTCTCAATATCTTTGTTTCCTTTTGACCttaaaatacaacaaaatgaGCACCCCTTAAATgtcgttttttatataaaatgtgccATAAGTgtgaacaaaatatttcatttactgtgtttttttgcaaattaattaaaattgaacaaaaacaagGCGCATGTATATTTCGATGATACAAAGAAAGAGAGAAAGGGTGACTTTTAACGAGGAGGAGAACGCAATGGGGAAATGCagagaacacaaaaaaaaaccaccagcATTTAATAGATGAACAGGGACATGTAAACAGGAAAGTTCACcagttttgaaatatattatcTAAGTACTACCTGCTAGAGTGGTGAAGGTCGTTGCAGAAATAGTCGATGAGGTAGTTGGTAATGTTGTTTTGGCTGTAGTTGATATCGATTTCGATGAGGTAGTAGGTGATGTTGTTTTGGCTGTAGTTGTTAGATTTTGTGTTGAAGTAGAAGTTATCGCGGGAGTAGTAGGCAAAATAGTTTCCATTGTTGTACCTGGAAATTTGACTGGCGAATTACTAACTATCGGTTGTGTAGTGTTAAACATCGTTATTGAGGGAGTCGAATTGTGCTCTACAGTTGATAAAGCCACATTCAACTTTGAAGTTTGTTGATCCATTCCATTTTGCGAACCCGAGGTTGTGGATATTTGTTTGGAGGTACTTTCTGAGGCCTGCAACAGTTTCAGTTCCAGTTTCAATTGATTTACTGTAGTCATAACTTGACCCATTTCAACTTTAAGGtcattgtattttgtttttatatcagcACAGTCACAACATGCTGGACACGCGTTTCTGTTAGATTCCAAAGCAGAAAGTCGCTCTTCAAGACTGTCGATGGTTTTGAATATATAATCCTGACACTCTACTGTGCAAAGAATCGTGAAAATAAACCACAAAATAAACACCATTTCTTTGTTCGCGACGTAATACACCGGATAAGATAAGGCACTAAACATGTATTATGATCAATAAAATCAGGTTGATTGAACCGAGGAAGTGCCCCATGTTTAAATCTATAATATCTTCGTTAATTTTGATGTTGCACAAAATTCTGATCACAGTAtagtaatatgcattttttatacaATGAGGTAAAATTATCACTATGTATTTTCCCAAACATGCTTATTTGAAAAGTCCATTCTCGAAGACCAAAAAAACTCCTTGCCTTTGAAATTGCTGCAATATATAAACTATTTGGATAGACAATCATTTTGTGATGAATAGGTAGTAGTTTGCTTTTTAGGGTagactttggaattaaaaaaataaagagaattTGGATACAAACTATACTGTTCAAGGTTGTAAATGGTTATATATGATGCTTGCTACTAAAACCgtatatattgtaaagtttagAAATCAAAATCTATTGAATAAGCCCAATGTTAAAAAAGATATAGGGGATGTGAGTCTACCTCTTtgcaaaatgtttaaaacaaaaagttttgCCAGTTGAATAGTGTCCATTTCTATTAATCGAACTGAAATCAACAGACATTTTCATTTGCGTTCAATCCAGATTTGTTTCATTCCATTAAAATGTTTCTAAATATTGCAAAGCTTTTGCACTTAGAATTTGCACAAACAACACTTCGGTTGTCCCATTAATCAAAATTTCGTTTGCACTGCGGCAGGTAGACTCCACACCTGCATAAGTTCTTCAGTAATTTACTTGCCTTGTGATGtataatttatgattttatgCTTTGTGTAATTCGTTTTGTTAATATGCAATCAAACCTTCATGATACAAATCAGcatttatgaataaataaataaacatgaaacATTTTTGCTTGACGAAATGAAAGCAAAATATTAACTCTATGGGGCAcgaatttaatagcaattcaaaaataacaaataaaaactttTCGATCTTGCACTCTGAATACAAAtgttcatttaccaatttgatttattatttaattatttgtaatttcaCAGGTTGGAATTTAGGGATATACTAAATATGTACTTTAGAATGCAATAAATGTAACATAAATTCATTcgttttttcaaatataaataggtCTTTAGTACCAAAATTTTTAAACTTCAGGCattttaatgatgtttttgtaGCTTAATAATACAGGTTTATATCCCAGTTTTGTGGAATTCGTCCTCGATTTGACATTATAATGATAATACAAAAGGaagatttcttttaaatatgtgCAGTGTGGTATTTCAGTGTATTTCCAAattatgtaaatagttatcaaaagtaccaggattataattttatacgccagacgcgcgtttcgtctacataagactcatcagtgacgctcagatcaaaattgttaaaaagccaaacaaatacaaagttgtaaGTGTTTACGAGTAAGCTCTGCTGGTGGACCAGTTATAACACGATTGGTTGCTCATTTaaaacaggatctgcttaccctttcggagcacctgagtttACATCCATATTTGTGTGGtccgtgttgcttagtttttagttttctctgttgtgttTTCTGTGCTGGTGTtagtctttttgtcttttttgctaTTGGTGTCGAatttgaagcaggatctgcttacccttccggagcacctgagattacatCCATTTTtttgtggttcgtgttgcttagtttttagttttctctgttgttCTTTCTGTGctggtgtttgtcttttttgtctttttttttgctcTGGCATTGTCCGTGTATTTTTACTTATGAGTTTGAGTATTTCTCGGCCTCTATTTTGAAATCATTGAATGTTACGAAGTGAATCTGCTTTGTGTATAGTTCTTATCATTGTCCGgacaatataaaatacaaaagtttacaaatgtAATCTGAAgtaaaaaagaatatttacaactatttttaaacaaataatttagctCAATTTTTTGTAAAAGAGCTTGCTATAAGTTCGAAATTTTGTAAGTTAATTTCTATACAGGACAGGTATGCCTTTGGTTTGTCTTTTGTCCAGGAAAGAAGTATGTGTTGATGGTAAATTAGATTTGGAACTTTTTGTATAATTAATTCACATCTTGTCTATATTGCAGACTTGTAACGATACATTACATGACACTTGGTATAGACAGATGTCTTTTGTTGAAAAAgaacaaatacacaatatgttaaaatcaaaatttgcatattttgtgaAAGTAAAACGAACAAGGGAAAATAgcttaatctttttttattttattaaatgaatgTATGCTAATTCATACATCAGTTTCAATTATAAAAGTTGAAAGGCTCCTAATGATTCGGTACATTTCATTTACATCTTTTTAATCAAGTATTAGTTGCATTGGTagaaataaaaatagttttcaaCTTCTTTGCAGTTAATATGCAGACACAGTCGGgagttatttttcttatttagaTATCAATGCCATGGAAGTATCATATTGacatataatacttccatggtcaaAACTTTATAGAATTGCGCCTAAAAGAGACTGAACGTACAGATTACGTAACAAGTAACATGTGACATTATATATTacacttcacgttaaaatgccatattttgattggctaatacgagggtgttaatttactctatcacatggttGACGGGTGACAATATTGTCGAATGTCACTTTCTCGGCTAGACCACTCAAAAATCGGTATTTTAAACGACAATGAATTAAATTTACACCATGTTATTAAAGACAATGCTTAAAGTTCCAATTTACTATACAACGAagtggaacgactcaaacttaatTCTTTTACAATggttggaaaaacatatttcacttgttacttttttttcttaaacaccCATAGATCATTCtgtgttatgcttattgttgatattttattccATACTGAAATTCATTCCGGTTCACCATCGATTGGTTGTAGCaggtgatgtacatttcatcgtgttcaTTGtgacttttgttttctatgtttaatACAGAGCTTTTTCCCCGTTTCGgaccgaatccttatatcgttgatatgtcaagtcaatgcactatcattgtctatttacttcacttctgttgatttttctaataccCGTGACTACATAGAacatacttttaaataaaattcatctgtaaaagacactaatgataggacattcagtataataaattaaataacatataGCTGATAGATTTATAGAGCAGATCggtacccctcgaaaaagcattgtcaaccttgggttcgccgcggttgacaatgttttctcgggtactaatctgctctatcaccctctcagctatgtgttatttatatcgaAATCGAACcgaaacttgttaattattgataatattcattatgtggaaaacaaaagggcctgtaATGAACTAATTTGTAATCAACATCATTGTCCCATATTAGTTATAAACAAAGTTAGATGCTTTGATTCGTGGTTTAACGTCATGCCAGCtaacctcgttattttagtattatacatGTAGAATGATATAAgaatgtaaaattaaatttattttgattcTAAGTCCATAACATAAAAGTGTCATAATAAGTTTTGATGTTTAGGCACATGATAAAAAAGAACATGCAATGTTCGTTTTGATGTTTAGACAAATGATGCAAATAAAACGTCATAATCCATGTTaatgttaataaaaatgaaaaaatataaacatttcataATCCGTTTGTATATGTTTAAACAAATGGAAAAAAGCAGGATGAGAAAGCAAAATATTGCCGAAccctttaacttttttttagacaagattttatcatttgaatgtGAGGTGGGTAAATCACATTTAGATTTTATCTACGCATGATCAAGATGTTATCTGTCATAATTACTGTTTCGATCTTTTGACTTCAAGAAGTTTAAATTGGTAGCATTGTTAGCCTAAATGTTTGAATTTGAGTTTCTTTTCTTTGAGAACATTTTACAGTGACTTTGGTTTTGATTACCTGCCAGGCCTACAACCACTAGATTTTATTCTAAAACTTGTACCTTCACGAAATAAATTTTGGGTTGTGTACCGAAGTATGTTGTTAAAAAGGATCTGTTAGAAGTCAGATAGTAGATATTAACACAGAGGGGGGAtatgacctttatcgggactccgggatcaggtGTCTTTAAGTCcggatttcaggattgaccctttcgggattcGGGAAATCTTTTtttgggatttcgggatttactttatttaaattggggacctcgggatttcgtgtttttaagcccgggatttcgggatcaggacccctcctatcctcCTCAACACATCTGACATGAAAAGCCTACACACTTTCCATCGATCTTTTTAAGTTGTTTATATTcagatataattattttacta
This sequence is a window from Mytilus edulis chromosome 1, xbMytEdul2.2, whole genome shotgun sequence. Protein-coding genes within it:
- the LOC139513270 gene encoding fibrinogen-like protein 1; this encodes MVFILWFIFTILCTVECQDYIFKTIDSLEERLSALESNRNACPACCDCADIKTKYNDLKVEMGQVMTTVNQLKLELKLLQASESTSKQISTTSGSQNGMDQQTSKLNVALSTVEHNSTPSITMFNTTQPIVSNSPVKFPGTTMETILPTTPAITSTSTQNLTTTAKTTSPTTSSKSISTTAKTTLPTTSSTISATTFTTLAGPQHDCKDVIRNGHKGSGLYDLSLPNGKQITAYCDQQNDEGRWIVIQRRVDGKQSFNQNWNQYKAGFGNPLNEFWIGNENLHALTNKKDVILHIKMMTWEGKNYTAVYSGFRVGSEQEKYKLNIQQMISGDAGDSFKYPSSYMLRHNNMAFSTPDCDNDVSFQNCAKVLQSGWWFNQCYSSNLNGVYLGGPYGHRNYGESFGQPTTEGTGIEWYPLKQKQYSLQYVEMKIRAK